From Coturnix japonica isolate 7356 chromosome 3, Coturnix japonica 2.1, whole genome shotgun sequence, the proteins below share one genomic window:
- the LOC116653208 gene encoding gallinacin-10-like, which translates to MKILFLLFSIFLFLFQAAPGSAESLFPDTAACRSQGNFCRVGVCPPTFTISGSCHGGLLHCCAKIPAE; encoded by the exons ATGAAGatccttttcctgctcttctctattttcctcttcctcttccaggCTGCTCCAG GCTCAGCAGAGTCACTTTTCCCTGACACCGCAGCATGCAGGTCTCAGGGGAATTTCTGCCGTGTTGGGGTATGTCCCCCCACCTTCACCATCTCTGGATCGTGCCACGGGGGGCTGTTACACTGCTGTGCCAA GATTCCGGCAGAGTAA
- the LOC107312428 gene encoding gallinacin-8, translating into MLPKVFPPFWSFAQRTLGEENGKEKVMEPHIVKFVEDSPSSVWLLSFVTLNSEMKILYLLLAVLLIVLQRSLGFMRLPNDEAQCEQAGGICSKNHCFHLHSRAFGRCQRGVQCCRAVYD; encoded by the exons ATGTTACCAAAGGTCTTTCCTCCCTTCTGGTCATTTGCACAGAGGACACTAGGAGAAGAGAATGGCAAAGAGAAGGTGATGGAACCTCACATTGTGAAGTTTGTTGAGGACTCCCCGTCATCAGTG tGGCTGTTGAGTTTTGTGACACTGAATTCAGAGATGAAGATCCTTTACCTTCTCTTGGCTGTTCTCCTCATTGTGCTCCAAAGATCTTTAG GTTTCATGCGTTTACCTAACGACGAGGCACAATGTGAGCAGGCAGGTGGGATCTGCTCCAAGAACCACTGCTTCCATCTCCATTCCAGAGCCTTCGGGCGCTGCCAGCGAGGGGTCCAGTGCTGCCGGGCTGTG TACGACTAA
- the LOC107312329 gene encoding antimicrobial peptide THP2 isoform X1, with protein MPFYLYDSEDCRFHGLTATHISSSFSQQHLSRSEAMRILYLLFSLLFLALHVSPGLSSPRRDMLFCRRGTCHFGNCPSNKIRVGNCFGFRSCCKWPWDV; from the exons ATGCCATTTTATCTTTATGACTCAGAAGACTGTAGATTCCATGGACTGACTGCCAcacacatttcttcttccttttcccagcagcatctcagcagatCTGAAGCCATGAGGATTCTTTacctgcttttctctctcctcttcctggCACTCCACGTTTCTCCAG gGTTGTCTTCGCCCCGGAGGGACATGTTGTTCTGTAGAAGAGGGACCTGCCACTTTGGAAATTGTCCCAGCAATAAAATCAGAGTTGGAAACTGCTTTGGATTCCGTTCCTGCTGCAAATG GCCATGGGATGTATAA
- the LOC107312329 gene encoding antimicrobial peptide THP2 isoform X2: MRILYLLFSLLFLALHVSPGLSSPRRDMLFCRRGTCHFGNCPSNKIRVGNCFGFRSCCKWPWDV; encoded by the exons ATGAGGATTCTTTacctgcttttctctctcctcttcctggCACTCCACGTTTCTCCAG gGTTGTCTTCGCCCCGGAGGGACATGTTGTTCTGTAGAAGAGGGACCTGCCACTTTGGAAATTGTCCCAGCAATAAAATCAGAGTTGGAAACTGCTTTGGATTCCGTTCCTGCTGCAAATG GCCATGGGATGTATAA
- the DEFB1 gene encoding beta-defensin 1 — translation MTMSAKATGIFLLLLVLLAVPQAAPESDTVTCRKMKGECSFLLCPLFKRSRGTCYNGLAKCCRPFWIHGRH, via the exons ATGACAATGTCAGCTAAAGCCACAGGTATATTCCTCCTGCTTCTTGTTCTCCTGGCAGTACCGCAGGCTGCTCCAG AGTCAGACACTGTCACGTGTCGGAAGATGAAGGGCGAGTGTTCATTCTTGCTGTGTCCTCTCTTCAAGAGATCCAGAGGTACCTGCTACAATGGACTGGCAAAGTGCTGCAGACCCTTTTGGATCCATGGTCGGCATTGA